The Polycladomyces subterraneus genomic interval TTTTGCAATGACGGTACGCCTTTCGCAACTGATAGTAATCCATCGTATGGTAATGGTCTTGCATGGGGGGATACACCATTGGAGACGTTGGCATCATGGGATACGGTAACATGATTGGTTGCTTAGGTTCCATTTCACTCGCTCCTTTTGAAGATTTGACAATGGTATCGTATGACTGTCATCCGCACCCGTACCTGGTCATTTGCCCTATTTTTGTCAGTAGACGGATGAAATTTGAGCCTTGGTGACCCGGGCGGAGGAATTGTTTATATTCCAGAGTAAATATCTAAATATTATAAAAAATAACATTTGTGTATAATAGACATAGCACAAGAGAAAGAGGTGATTGACAGGCTGTTTGTCGTTCCCTACAATTAGTGTCCGGCATGGATATTCCTGACTTGTAACATGACTGGGAAGTTTCACCTGTGAACGCGGTTTCAAAATCGGGTAACATAAAAATTAGTGTCGAAAAGCGGCAGGAAAGGGATTGGATGGGCCGTGAAAGACGCATTTGTCATCAAAAAAACCTTGAACAACAACGTGGTCATCGCAACACATCCTTCGTACGACGAAGTGGTGTTGATCGGGAAAGGGATCGGGTTCCGCAAAAAGACGGGGGACGTGATTGAGCGGGAAGCCGTGGAAAAATGCTTCACGCTGATCGACAAGAAGGAACAGGAGCAGTACAAAGAGTTGGTTTCCCAGGTGGACGAGCGTCTGATCGAATTGATGAATGACGCTGTCCGGTTGATCCGGGAGCGCTTTCAAACGCCGCTTTCCGAACACATTCACGTCGCGCTGACCGATCACGTCGGTTTCGCGTTGAAGCGGTTGGAGCAGGGTTTGGAGTTCAACAATCCCTTTCTCATCGAAACCCAAGCATTGTATGAAAAGGAGTTTGAGGTGGCCGAGGAAATTGTGGACATGATCTGTGACCGCTTGGGTATAGAGCTGCCTGAGAGTGAAACTGGTTTTATCGCACTTCACATTCACAGTGCAGTGACACGGCGCCACTTGGCGGAAATCCGACAGCACTCGCGGTTGATCATGCGATTGATTGACGTTGTCGAATCCTCGCTGAAAATCCGCATCGATCGAAAAAGTTTGGATTACCTGCGCTTGATTACGCATTTGCGTTATGCCATCGAACGGACGCTGCGGGGGGAGGATGTCAGTATTCCCGAAGGCTTTGAAGAACTGTTGCAAACGCAATATCCAGTGTGCTATAATCTGGCTTGGAAATTGGCCAAGGTGATGGAACGTTCGTTGAATCGTCCCGTTCACCCGGCTGAAATCAGCTACTTGACGTTGCATCTGCAGAGATTGTCGCACAAAAACTGAATCATATGGGCCTTATTTTCACGTGTTACTGATTCGATCAGGCATGAGTGGAAAAAGGCTGTAACTTCGTTTGCAAGTGAAAGGGCTTCCCTTTTGCAAGCGGTTGCAGTGCCTTTTTTTGCTCATGCCTTTCTTATTGCCAGTAGAAAGATGCAACAAACGGCCCATAAAACGCCATACTGAAACGGGAGGGACAAATGATGTTTAAGCAGGCGTTTGGGAAACTGCAACGTGTCGGTCGAGCGCTGATGCTTCCCGTCGCAATTTTGCCCGCGGCCGGGTTGCTGTTGGGGCTCGGGAATAAGAATGTGTTGAACATCCCGATCATGGAGCATGCAGGCGGTATCATCTTTGAAAACCTAGCTCTGCTGTTCGCGGTCGGGGTGGCAATTGGTCTGGCCAACAGCGAAGGAACCGCCGGTTTGGCTGCCGTTATCGGTTACCTCATCATGAACGTGACCATGGGGGAAATGGCCAAAGCATTCGGCGGCCATAGCGTGGAAACAGTGAAGGTATTGGGAATCGACACCCTGCAAACGGGAGTGTTTGGCGGGATTATCATCGGTATGTTGGCGGCATATTTGTATAACCGCTTTCATGACATCGAACTGCCGCCATTCCTCGGATTTTTCGGCGGAAAGCGGTTTGTGCCGATTGTGACGGCTGTCTCGTCGTTCTTGCTGGGTGTGGCCTTCTTCTACATCTGGCCCCCGATCCAGCACGGGATCGATGTGGTGTCTCATTACGTCACCACGCAAAATACGGCCTTGGCGGCATTCATTTTCGGTGTGATTGAACGTTCCTTGATCCCGTTCGGATTGCATCACATCTTCTATGCTCCGTTCTGGTTTGAATTCGGTAGTTTCAAAACCGCAACCGGTCAAATCGTTCACGGAGACGTACAGCGTTTCTTTGCGGGTGACCCGACAGCGGGAACGTTTATGTCCGGGAAATTCCCGTTCATGATGTTCGGTCTGCCGGCCGCTGCGTTGGCGATCTATCAAGAGGCGCGGCCGGAGAAGAAAAAAGTGGTCGGCGGGATCATGTTGTCTGCTGCGCTGACCTCGTTCTTGACGGGGATCACTGAGCCGATCGAGTTCTCGTTCTTGTTCGTGGCGCCCGCTCTGTACGTGGTTCACTGTCTGTTCGCCGGTATTTCCTTTATGCTGATGGACATTCTGGGCGTGAAGGCCGGAATGACATTCTCCGGTGGATTTATCGACTACCTGCTGTACTGGAACCTGGACACCAAACCGTGGCTGATCATTCCGGTGGGATTGGTGTTTGCGGTTATCTACTATTTCGGATTCCGCTTCGCCATCCGCAAATGGAACCTCAAAACGCCGGGACGTGAAGATGAGGATGAAGCCGTAGAAGGAAGCAATGTCTCGGCCCAGGGTGGCGCTGAATTGGCTCAAGGCGTGCTAGAGTCGCTGGGTGACAAGGAGAACATCACTCACCTGGATGCTTGCATCACCCGGCTGCGTGTCTCTGTGGCTGATCCGCAGAAAGTGGATCAAAATCGGCTGAAAAAACTGGGTGCCTCCGGTGTATTGGTGATGGGGAACCATTTGCAAGTGATCTTCGGTCCCCGTTCTGAGTTGATCAAGGAACAAATGA includes:
- the glcT gene encoding glucose PTS transporter transcription antiterminator GlcT, encoding MKDAFVIKKTLNNNVVIATHPSYDEVVLIGKGIGFRKKTGDVIEREAVEKCFTLIDKKEQEQYKELVSQVDERLIELMNDAVRLIRERFQTPLSEHIHVALTDHVGFALKRLEQGLEFNNPFLIETQALYEKEFEVAEEIVDMICDRLGIELPESETGFIALHIHSAVTRRHLAEIRQHSRLIMRLIDVVESSLKIRIDRKSLDYLRLITHLRYAIERTLRGEDVSIPEGFEELLQTQYPVCYNLAWKLAKVMERSLNRPVHPAEISYLTLHLQRLSHKN
- the ptsG gene encoding glucose-specific PTS transporter subunit IIBC — encoded protein: MFKQAFGKLQRVGRALMLPVAILPAAGLLLGLGNKNVLNIPIMEHAGGIIFENLALLFAVGVAIGLANSEGTAGLAAVIGYLIMNVTMGEMAKAFGGHSVETVKVLGIDTLQTGVFGGIIIGMLAAYLYNRFHDIELPPFLGFFGGKRFVPIVTAVSSFLLGVAFFYIWPPIQHGIDVVSHYVTTQNTALAAFIFGVIERSLIPFGLHHIFYAPFWFEFGSFKTATGQIVHGDVQRFFAGDPTAGTFMSGKFPFMMFGLPAAALAIYQEARPEKKKVVGGIMLSAALTSFLTGITEPIEFSFLFVAPALYVVHCLFAGISFMLMDILGVKAGMTFSGGFIDYLLYWNLDTKPWLIIPVGLVFAVIYYFGFRFAIRKWNLKTPGREDEDEAVEGSNVSAQGGAELAQGVLESLGDKENITHLDACITRLRVSVADPQKVDQNRLKKLGASGVLVMGNHLQVIFGPRSELIKEQMKQIMAGKKPSELKAEEKNSDGQTQTSATVENESFVSPMTGKLMPITEVPDQVFSQKMMGDGFAIEPTEGVVVSPVEGEIVNVFPTKHAIGIRSVGGREILIHVGIDTVNLQGKGFESFISEGDKVKPGQKLLEVDLDYIKENATSIITPIVFTNLQEGESVKLNKTEVQYGEKDIVSVK